Proteins encoded by one window of Lycium barbarum isolate Lr01 chromosome 11, ASM1917538v2, whole genome shotgun sequence:
- the LOC132617075 gene encoding protein TPX2, with product MAEGKEDPNLFQIDEMYEFSAPKFYDFIDGGTEEDMRKAELWFEITTSYAPSPCMPRIKTSRSVQLGIPCDFNEGEKLQSNIRPVAEVMEEVTPNENKPAAKVFSSAVKEEVTPNEEILVDLNGRLPNLESVEKQPTTQEMCTPGPPPTMSKKIDPRKTDSNNQKTAKKISSMLRNPSAVKSKTLPVKIANPASVRKQAIMRSAVGTPNFGQENQAIKRQKLESGKAKQILDVKPPNLLHKTKPGVNGSTFSSAAKTRKEDRKMYVREPVPQFISTAEMMKKFQCSTREMSLSCMSSSTSHRKPNKLKLTAPKEPEFETVQRVRPTTVKSSAELEEEMMAKIPKFKARPLNKKILEAPNLPALPKSTPQLPEFKEFHLETMARANQNAETSSVLSMESTKSHQWKPHLTAPKSPILQTSLRARPPQIKSSEELEKEGLENIPKFKARPFNKKIFESKGDLGMFCNTKKQVTVPEEFHFATDERIPPPANVTDLFDKLSLNSEPRNEKTIPTNTRPSPFRLYTEVRGAEKERRLFTELLQKQIEEERSRVPKATPYPYTTDYPVIPPKPEPKHCTKPEPFQLESLVRHEREMQRELEERQRLEKEEERMRTFRAQPVLIEDPIPVPEKVRKPLTQVQKFNLHVDHRATDRAEFDKKIKDKELMYQRYREEAEAERMMEEEMALKQLRRTLVPHARPVPKFDHPFLPQKCSKQVTKPRSPKLLILKRQERRKMMCPYAAVSSAASQMR from the exons ATGGCTGAAGGAAAAGAGGATCCGAATTTATTCCAAATTGATGAAATGTACGAGTTTTCGGCCCCGAAATTCTACGATTTCATTGACGGAGGGACGGAGGAAGATATGCGCAAGGCAGAGCTTTGGTTTGAGATTACAACTAGCTATGCTCCTTCAC CTTGTATGCCAAGAATCAAGACCAGTAGATCAGTACAACTTGGGATCCCTTGTGATTTTAATGAAGGCGAGAAGTTGCAGAGTAATATAAG GCCTGTAGCAGAGGTTATGGAAGAGGTGACACCAAATGAGAACAAACCTGCAGCTAAGGTTTTCTCTTCTGCGGTTAAGGAAGAGGTGACACCAAATGAGGAGATTTTAGTAGACCTTAATGGAAGACTTCCCAATCTG GAATCTGTAGAGAAACAGCCAACTACTCAAG AAATGTGCACCCCAGGACCACCACCAACAATGTCTAAGAAGATAGACCCTAGGAAGACTGATTCCAACAATCAGAAGACAGCAAAGAAAATTTCAAGCATGCTTAGAAATCCTTCAGCAGTGAAGTCAAAAACATTGCCAGTGAAGATCGCTAATCCTGCCAGCGTGAGAAA GCAAGCAATCATGAGAAGTGCTGTTGGAACGCCCAATTTTGGTCAAGAAAACCAAGCTATAAAGAGACAAAAGCTAGAAAGTGGAAAAGCCAAGCAG ATTCTGGATGTTAAACCCCCAAATTTGCTGCACAAAACAAAACCTGGAGTTAATGGTTCCACCTTCTCTTCGGCTGCCAAAACTCGTAAAGAGGACAGAAAG ATGTACGTCCGAGAACCAGTACCACAGTTTATTTCAACAGCAGAAATGATGAAGAAGTTCCAATGTAGCACAAGGGAGATGTCGCTGTCTTGCATGAGCAGTTCCACTTCGCAT AGGAAACCTAATAAACTTAAATTAACTGCGCCTAAAGAACCTGAATTTGAGACTGTACAACGTGTCCGTCCAACTACAGTGAAGAGTTCAGCTGAGCTTGAGGAAGAAATGATGGCTAAAATTCCCAAGTTTAAGGCTCGCCCATTGAACAAGAAG ATCTTGGAAGCTCCAAATCTACCAGCATTGCCTAAAAGTACACCGCAACTTCCAGAATTTAAG GAATTTCATTTGGAGACGATGGCCAGGGCCAATCAGAATGCGGAAACATCTTCAGTCTTATCCATGGAATCTACTAAG AGTCACCAATGGAAGCCACATCTTACAGCTCCTAAATCACCTATTCTGCAAACGTCACTTAGAGCACGGCCTCCACAGATCAAAAGCTCTGAAGAACTTGAAAAAGAAGGACTTGAAAACATTCCGAAGTTCAAGGCTAGGCCTTTCAATAAGAAG ATCTTTGAAAGTAAAGGAGACCTGGGAATGTTCTGCAACACAAAGAAGCAGGTGACGGTGCCTGAAGAATTTCATTTTGCCACAGATGAAAGAATTCCACCTCCAGCTAACGTTACTGATCTCTTTGACAAG CTTTCTCTGAATTCCGAACCTAGAAATGAAAAGACTATACCGACAAACACCAGACCAAGTCCTTTTCGTCTCTACACAGAG GTAAGAGGAGCAGAGAAAGAGAGGAGACTGTTCACTGAACTTCTACAGAAACAGATTGAAGAAGAGAGGTCAAGAGTTCCCAAAGCAACTCCATATCCTTACACAACTGATTACCCTGTG ATTCCGCCAAAACCAGAACCAAAGCATTGTACAAAACCAGAACCTTTCCAACTGGAGAGTCTGGTCAGGCATGAAAGGGAGATGCAGAGGGAATTGGAAGAACGGCAAAGATTGgagaaggaagaagaaagaaTGAGGACTTTTAGAGCACAACCAGTCTTGATCGA GGATCCAATTCCAGTTCCTGAAAAAGTACGTAAGCCCCTCACTCAAGTTCAGAAATTTAATCTACATGTAGATCACCGTGCAACAGATAGAGCTGAGTTTGATAAGAAG ATTAAGGACAAAGAACTGATGTATCAAAGATACAGGGAGGAGGCAGAAGCTGAAAGAATG ATGGAAGAAGAGATGGCGCTGAAACAACTACGGAGAACTTTGGTGCCTCATGCAAGACCTGTGCCTAAATTTGATCATCCTTTCCTGCCACAAAA GTGTTCCAAACAAGTGACAAAACCAAGATCCCCCAAGCTGCTGATtcttaaaaggcaagaaaggAGAAAAATGATGTGTCCCTATGCTGCAGTTTCTAGTGCTGCCTCCCAGATGAGGTGA
- the LOC132619456 gene encoding putative E3 ubiquitin-protein ligase RING1a, with protein MRLGNNEYLACRIHCASRRSLRDDPGFDTLMEAIYPDAENYEEDRPKVGKDIAAPSAQRTSSRNYHNAYSRRKRNSQGTEPERSDPNGSENDDHDENKDSSPLKDEHGTQTKFRKRRREAPSPGPALKPETLTWGRGGVRSHGRHGSASGSRNARNTRLSKLVDYLESAQANDHELNIHLELLIPLDKQTTPSLKKPHLCCTPSTSVGHLREIRLVAQETKSLAKDVKFLAVKGNINHSILMDASNMLS; from the exons ATGAGACTTGG GAATAATGAATACCTTGCTTGTCGCATACATTGTGCTAGTCGACGGTCATTGAGAGATGACCCTGGATTTGATACCTTGATGGAGGCAATATATCCAGATGCTGAGAATTATGAAGAGGAT AGGCCCAAAGTTGGTAAAGACATAGCTGCTCCATCTGCACAAAGAACATCATCTCGCAATTATCACAATGCTTATTCAAGAAGAAAAAGAAACAGTCAGGGCACAGAACCTGAGCGATCTGATCCAAATGGGAGTGAAAATGATGATCATGATGAGAACAAAGATTCTTCACCCCTTAAGGATGAGCATGGAACACAAACCAAGTTCAGGAAACGCAGGAG AGAGGCACCTTCTCCTGGACCTGCACTGAAGCCTGAAACACTTACATGGGGAAGAGGCGGTGTTCGAAGCCACGGTCGACATGGCAGTGCCAGTGGTAGCAGAAATGCTCGTAATACGCGATTATCTAAGTTAGTTGATTATCTTGAAAGTGCGCAAGCAAATGATCACGAG TTAAATATCCATCTTGAGCTTCTTATTCCATTAGACAAACAAACGACACCAAGTCTGAAAAAGCCCCATCTCTGCTGCACGCCAAGCACATCAGTTGGACACCTCCGTGAAATAAGA CTTGTAGCTCAGGAGACAAAATCACTAGCCAAAGATGTTAAATTCCTGGCGGTAAAGGGAAATATTAACCATTCAATCTTAATGGATGCATCAAATATGCTATCTTGA